Genomic window (Arachis hypogaea cultivar Tifrunner chromosome 13, arahy.Tifrunner.gnm2.J5K5, whole genome shotgun sequence):
CGAAAACCATGTCACGACTGTGACATAGATGGCATATTCAATattcacattttattttattctttatccAAGAGAAAATATTATGCCAGTTCAAATTGCTAATAAATCTGTTCGTAATCAAGATTTTAAATTCTTAGCAGTACGTTTAGGCAGTCATAAATTGCCCTACCAGCAGCACTAAAAAATTGATGGTCCTTACATTACAACCCGCTTTAAAGCTGACCACAAATAATAACAACTCTATTAGGCATTAGCTGCTATTTATGATAGTATTAAACTAAATCAAAATTGGCTTTCAAGAAGGGCAGGAAAGAAAAAATGTTCTACTCGATAAACATTAATACCTATTGCACATTCCACAACAGCAACTAAAAGACAAACAATGTGAAGATCGTAACAAAACTGAGACACGAGTCAAGAAATTGCATTTCAACCTATTTTTCATTTATTCCCCTTTCTTCCCTTCTTGGCAGGGGCCTTTGCAGATCCCTTACCCTTTGGGGCCTTGCCCTTCGTCTTGGAACCCCCTTTTCCTCCCTTTCCCATTCCATGTTTCCTAGCATCCTTCTTCATTCTCCGATCAACAAGGACTTTTCCCTTCCCAGTCTTAACTTGAACACCTTTCTTTGCAACTACATACTCTTTTTGAGGTCTCTTCGGAACAGCCTTCTTATATAGTTTGTCGATTTGCTTCATCTTTGAACGATCAGATATCTCTGTCTGGTCCGATATTGCATTTGCTTTCTTCCGTACCTTCTCAAGCTTCCTCGTTGCAACACGTTTCTTTCGAGCTTTGGCCTCCGCAACCTTCTTTGCAGGCCGAGCATCGATTTCTTTAAACTGTGCTCTCATTGCAGCAATTTCCTCTTTGGTGATAGGCTTTATTGGTTGCCGGTGTCTCCTTTCCTCATCTAGAAACCACTTAGGCAATCCCTCATCATCAAACATGTACTTATTATATGCATCATCCAGTATCTCCTCCCGCTTCTTTTTCCTAAGCATCTTCTTAGCATAAGCCAATATCTCAGCTTTGGTTTCAACATCTTCCTCTGATTCATCAGAAGATGAATCATCACTTGAATCAGTAGCTGGTGCGGGAACTATCTCAAAAtcctcctttttcttggatgGTTGGGATTGTGGGGGATCTATGGTCACAGAAgcctttgttttgttttctttatttttttttgttaaggagACACTCTCTTTAGGCCCATCTATATCCATTTCATCTTCACTATCATATTTACCAAAGTCACCCTCCTCTACAGCTTCAGCAAATAAGTCCTGACTaaaccatttattttttatttcctcCTGGGTGGGCTCTGCCCCATCATTGAGTGGAACCACCAAAGGATTTGCTTCTTGATCACCCTGATCTTCATCGGAATCATATTTGGACTGAACAATATCATCATCCTCACCATCCTGCACAGTAAAATGCATAAAATTTCCTTTTGCAACCCACAATAAATATGCACCCTTCCATGGGTCTATACATGTTCTACATGACAAGCATACCAGTCCTTAACAGTTACTTGAGAGCAAGCAAGCAAATGCAACATATCAACAGGAGAACAGAACATGAAAATTATATTGCCAGTAGTATGGAGGATACGTTTGGATCAAAGGAAGGGAGAGGACAAAGGGACGCAATGAAAGAAAGGGGATCAAATGATTATTTTTGTTCCCTCCAGTTTAAATAATCATATCATAATCCTCAGAGTCTTCATTTCCCTATATAGAACTCTTGAACAAGGTTGAAACCTTGAAGAGTTGAAGGTTTACCTAAAACATTCCTTCCTCTTCCTTCTCCATCGAACATAAACCAAGgggataaaaaaaaatagaaactatATGACAGGGATAAAACATGGAATGATAGAAAAATCTAAAGTAGGGGACACATGCGCACATGGGCAGAGAGAAGCAAGTCTACAAGGAAGTCTAAGTAATACGCATAATAATGAAAATGAAAGATCCATTGTCAATACCTCCAGAAGTTGGGACTCTACATCAACAGATTTCTTACTACGCTTCCACTGCTTTGTGCTCCCTCCCTTTTTTACCACAAACCGCTCATAAGCTTGTTCAAGTAGATCATCCATTTGTTCATCATATCTGATATCAATTTATGTTCTTCGTTAAATATCATTACAAACCAGCAACAAGAACTTAAGGGTTAGCATAATGTTAAGAGCCCCACATAAAGAACCTGTCAATCACCTTTTACGTTCTTCATCAGAATCTTCTGTGTCGCCAGAAGAATGCTCCGCACCTCCATGAGTTGCTTCATCTTCACTGTCTTCTGCTTCATCCTCAGCCCCTTCATATTCAGTGGTATCAACAGCTACAAGATCCTTCTTACCCTGAAACCCCATGACAACAGATTAACAAAATTAATCCCTACTGGAAAAACTTCTCTAACCTAAAGATTATTTGCAATTGAAGCACATACCATTCAGATATGGCTACACAAAATATACAAAATCAAAACAACAGAAAAAATATCCAGTCCCAAAGGTAAGACTATTTAGATTTCTCATGGAGATCAAAATCATGATTCCTGTGCACATATCCTTTTGGATTTTGATGTACTCACTAAGTGTTAGTGTAAACCTCCCCATTATAAagggtaaaaaaaaaatcaattatcagGAGCATATCAACCCTATTTCCAGAGAGTTTAGAGGGGAAAGAAATGCAATTCAACAGGTTTTAGATCCTTTTCTGAACTGAAAATCCAAAAGAAACCAAAATGATGAAGTCAAACCTTCATAGATGAAAGTGAAAACAACTCTTGATCAACATAACCATCTTCTATTGCATCCATTTGCATCCCTGTTGCCTTTCGTGCCTTGTCCTACAAattaacaattaaagtaataaatacGTATGATCTCATCCACTTATAAAAGGAACTAAGAAGTAATAATCAAATTTAGAGTGCCATGATATATAGAATATTAATACAATGAATAAGGTTTTATCCTATTATTTTGACCAGATATCATATTCAAGGACGTTATATAATTCAGTATTATGATCTGCAAAAAATATGTCAATACTGATGTTGAATAGATCCTAAAACTATGTTCCAGTCTAAAATTAGTCAATAGTAACAGAGACACTAGATACCTTGGCTCTTCTTTTTGCAAGGAGCTTCTTTGCACGTTTCTTTTTGTGATCCATTGTATAAGTCAGCTCCTCCATTTCATTGAGTATTCTATCGTCTTCATCCACCTCAGGAACATTCTCGGCTTCTGCTTTGGTAGTGGGATCAGGCTTTTCAGTGGGTGCAAGAGCTTTTCTAATGTGAATTCGCCACCTAAATGTAACCAACAGATGGAAAACCGATCACAACAGAAAGAATTGCAACTATATTGAGGATTCAGCATTGTTAAAATATGTATGCATAGTCGCCAATGGGAAAATGTATGTCAAAATCAGAGACTTGGGCCAAGCAGGTACTTTAGAAGATGCTTGAAGTCTTGCTTCCCCAAAACCCTCAAATCATCGCACAGAGATTTCACCTGACAAGAAACGACACACAatgaatttaaactaaaattatCATTGTTCAAGTATCCACTAATAACTATGAAACTAACCAAAAATTATACACAAGTACCTCTTCAGTTGTTAATTCATGATCCATGATTGGTTTATCAGCTGGATCGGTAAAGGTTATGCAAGTGACTGAACCAAGAATATCGAGAGGAGAATCCGACCAAATGAATTTAGCAGCTGATGACTCCTTCCTTAAAGTTGAGAGTCCATCTTCAtaactgtaaaaaaaaaaagaaattatcattCAGCAACAGCATACCATGTATTTGAACCACAAGACAGCTACATCAATGGTTTTCCAAGCACAAGAAATTAGCATTTAGCAATAACAAATATGCAGAATTTACCCATCACGATGCCTCTTTTGCTTATTTTCTCTAAGTACATCCACCACCTGCATTAACAATTCACCAAACGTGAGTAAAACACAAACCCTAGCTTCGCCAATCCAGCCCAACCTTCCCGAAAATAAATTGTTTTACCTTAGCCTGCGGTTCAACGGACCCCTGAAAGAGATGCTTCACATCGAGAAGCCGTGGATCAATCTTAGCAGGTGCCTTGTACTTCAACCCCAAAACAAAAATCTCAGCAGACTCGGAACGACTAGCAGGTGGCTTTTCCACCTGAACCTTCTCAAACAACTGCAATCACACCAGCAAAGAAAAACCCTCAAATACAATTCTCAGTTTCTAACCCAACCATGCACAAAATAACAAACGAAATCATCACTCACCTGCTTCAAGCAAAATAGCACCGAACTATAATCCTGCGACCTAAAAACCTACCACAccaaaaaataaaaccaaaatcaGACATAAGAAAGAAATAGCCAATAACTAATAAGTAACAACTAATTTCGTTCTTAATTTTGAATTCGATTCTTCGCATATGAGATTGATAATTAGATATTACCTTGGTGACGAAAGTGCCCTTGGGTGCCAAGAATTGAGTTGCGAGCTTAACGGCATCGATGACAAGGGCATTCTGGGACATGGCTTCCTGCGCCCAAGCGCCTCCGATATTTGGAGAACCGTCGTGGAGTATGACGTCGAATGCGGTGCAACCGTAATCGGTCATGAGCTTCTTGACGCGGCTCTTACACTCGGGCCTGGTGATATCCTCCTGGATGGCGATGGCGCCGCGGATGGGGGCGATTGGCGCAAGGTCGACGCCGATGACGAGGTGGCCAACGGGGACGTGCTTGACGGCGACCTGCATCCATCCTCCGGGGGCGGCGCAGAGGTCAAGGACGGCGGAGGCAGATTCGAGGAAGTTGTACTTGGAGTTGAGTTGGATCAACTTCCATGAAGCACGGGAACGGTAACCGTGATCTTTTGCTAAGTGGTAATACTGATCCAAACGGTGCTTCCCCTTGGCTTTCGCTTTCCCCATTGTTGCTGCTTCACTGAGCTTCCAAGGGTTTTGGTTAGGGTTTTGGGATCGCCCAGA
Coding sequences:
- the LOC112736895 gene encoding adoMet-dependent rRNA methyltransferase spb1, whose amino-acid sequence is MGKAKAKGKHRLDQYYHLAKDHGYRSRASWKLIQLNSKYNFLESASAVLDLCAAPGGWMQVAVKHVPVGHLVIGVDLAPIAPIRGAIAIQEDITRPECKSRVKKLMTDYGCTAFDVILHDGSPNIGGAWAQEAMSQNALVIDAVKLATQFLAPKGTFVTKVFRSQDYSSVLFCLKQLFEKVQVEKPPASRSESAEIFVLGLKYKAPAKIDPRLLDVKHLFQGSVEPQAKVVDVLRENKQKRHRDGYEDGLSTLRKESSAAKFIWSDSPLDILGSVTCITFTDPADKPIMDHELTTEEVKSLCDDLRVLGKQDFKHLLKWRIHIRKALAPTEKPDPTTKAEAENVPEVDEDDRILNEMEELTYTMDHKKKRAKKLLAKRRAKDKARKATGMQMDAIEDGYVDQELFSLSSMKGKKDLVAVDTTEYEGAEDEAEDSEDEATHGGAEHSSGDTEDSDEERKRYDEQMDDLLEQAYERFVVKKGGSTKQWKRSKKSVDVESQLLEDGEDDDIVQSKYDSDEDQGDQEANPLVVPLNDGAEPTQEEIKNKWFSQDLFAEAVEEGDFGKYDSEDEMDIDGPKESVSLTKKNKENKTKASVTIDPPQSQPSKKKEDFEIVPAPATDSSDDSSSDESEEDVETKAEILAYAKKMLRKKKREEILDDAYNKYMFDDEGLPKWFLDEERRHRQPIKPITKEEIAAMRAQFKEIDARPAKKVAEAKARKKRVATRKLEKVRKKANAISDQTEISDRSKMKQIDKLYKKAVPKRPQKEYVVAKKGVQVKTGKGKVLVDRRMKKDARKHGMGKGGKGGSKTKGKAPKGKGSAKAPAKKGRKGNK